The sequence TCTACCGGCGATGAAACGCTGAATGTCACTGGTGGAATCGCGGACACTCCATACCGGACGGCGAACGGAACGCCAGTCCGGGATAGCGTGCAACTCGGGGCAAACGGTAGCGAGAGCATCGGCCAGAACCGGAACGCTACCACCACTAACGCGACGGTCGAACTCGATAGCACGAACAACACAACTGCGACGAACGTAACCATCACCGAAGCGACCCTTCCAGATGGAGGGTTCGTTGCTCTTCACGGTGAAGGATTCAACCAAAGCGGCACGCTCAGAGGCACCGAGATTGCCGCCTCGGGCTACCTCACACCCGGCACACACCGGAACCTCACTCTCCCGGTCGAGCAAGGCGTTCCGGGCAGTTCCAACGTCTCGCGGCTGAACGATACCAGGGCGAACCTCTCGCTAGTCGCCTACCGGGATACGGACAACAACGCTCAGTTCGGTTACACCGCCTCGAAGGGTCGCAACGACACGCCCTATGAAACGTCAGACGGCGGGCCAGTGTCCGATACGGGCACGGTTGTCCTTGAGAGTAACGTCGAAAGAGTGAATCAACAATCACAGCCAGCAGCAGCGACGTTCTCGTTTGCCGATCAACAGGTGCAACAGCGCGACGGTAACGCCTCTGTCGTCGTGCGGAACGTCTCGTTGGCAGAGGGCGGATTCATCGGAATACACACGGCGGACTTCTTGCCACCGACGCGACAGCCGATCGATAGCGGTCTCGGCCACTCACAGTATCTCACGGCCGGGAATCATTCGAACATCATCGTCCGGCTCCCGCCCGGTTCGTTAGCGGGCAATCAGACGCTCGTCGCGGTGCCGTATCTCGACACGAACGGCAACCAGCGCTACGATTACACCCGTAGTGGCGGCGAGACTGACTATGCGTATATCGAGCAGCAGAACAACTCAACCGTCCTCATCAACGAGACTGCTACCGTTCGCGTACCGCGTTCACTCCGGGCGACATCGCCGGCCTCGACCTCCTCGATCACCTCGACCACAGTCTCGGAAGAGCCGACTCAAACGGCGACGACCGATGGAAACGCGACCCGCGGTGCCGAAGGAGAGCAAAAAGGCCTCCTAAGCGGGTATTCGCTCCTCCAACTCCTTGGTGGCGCTCTCGTAATTGTGCTTGCACCAACCGTCATTAGACGACTGACGCGGGGGCGCTGATTCGATGGCGACAGCGACTGACTCGCCCGACAGCGACGGCACACGGTTGGGATCGCTCACTCGTCGTCAGTTCCTTGCGGGAGCGGCTGGCGCGGCGGCGGTGACGGCAGCACCCACCGCTCTCTCCTCCCCGGCGACTGCTGTCAGCATGGGAGAGAAGTCACCAACCGCCTATGGGGAAGCTCAGATCAGCCTTGACGGGTATCAAGAGCTTGCCTATTCCGAACGAATGCAACAACAGAAGGGGAATGACTTTCAGTTCTCCAAGAAAGTCGATGCAGTCAAAGATCTCGGCTGTGATCCGAACGGTGGCACACCCGTTCAGGACACGCTGAACAGCAAGATCGAGGACGGAATGCTCGTCGTGTTTCCCGGTGGGACATACGCGGCAACCGGCGAGATCAACCCTGGCGCTGACCGATACGGTATCGTCGGGGAGGGCTATCAGAACAGCAAAAAGCCGCCGAAGCTCGGGGAGAATAGCGTCGTTTTCACGGTCGAAACCAACCAACCGATCAAGCTGTTCAATTTCGGTGCCGCAGAAGCTCTTGTCGGAAATTTCGTCATCGATCAACGAAAGCGGGCCGCCCACGGAGGGGTAACAGCGCGCTCGTCTGGGAACGTCCGTGTCCGCGACGTTCGCACCGTCGGCGCACAGACGGCGGTCGGGAATGGCGATAGCACACCGTTTTTCTTTGAGCCGTTCGCTGAAGGCAAAGACTCGCTGATCGTCTTCGAGCGATGCATCGCCCGCGGCGGCGGAATCCCCGGCACGAAAAACACCGGCGCGTCTGCGGGTATCGGTATCTTCCAGCGAAACGGCGCAGCGGGGCGTATCGTACTCAAGGACTGTGTTATCGAGAACATGGCCGACAACGGCGTGTACGGTGCCCGAACGACAGCGGAGGTCATCGTTCTTGGCGGTCTCTACCGCAACAACGACGTGTCACAGGTGCGTGTGAACGGTGACGCGCAGGTTGATGGTGTGGACATCGTTATCGACGAGGAAAACTACACCGGCCTCAAGAGCAAGTCCTACGGGCGAGAGCGTGGGCCGGGCTGGCCGGCGACGAACGGCCTCAAACTCGAAACAGATTCTGCCGGTTCGGTGACTGCTGGAACGGTAGTGAGAAAATGCGACATCCGGGCGATCTCCGTTGCGGATGAAAGCAGCATCGGCGGACTGGTCAACTTCTTCGCCTCAGCGGGGGGCGCAACGCTCGATAACTGCCGATTGACGAACAACGTCCCCGGAACGACAGGCATCATCGCCAGCAACCCGAGCAACGCACCGAGTCAAGTGGGGATCACCGTCAAGAATTCGGTGATCCAGGGCAACGGCGCGGGCCAGAACGCAGCCGTGAATATCAGTAGTCGCCCCCGCTCCCTTGTGAAAAATACCTGTCTCAGCTATCCCGGTGCGAGTCGGGATGATATTAAGGGTGCAGGTACGTCCAACGTGAGTTTCGTCGAGTGTAAGAGCGGAAGCGGTCTCAAAGCCCCGCAGCAGGTCGGGAGTGAAGGGAATCTGAGTTCGCTGCCTGCTCCGAGCGTGAGCTACAACAGGTCTGGTGCTGCTGTCGGGAGCGGTTCTGGCGGAGGGCAGGAAGGGCCGAGAAAGGGCGTGCTTCTCGGGGTTGTGAATGGGTTTTTCATATTGCTACTCCTGCTGGTCGGGACGTTCGTGCTGTTCGTCGGAGGGATTCTCGGTGCGCTTG is a genomic window of Halococcus salifodinae DSM 8989 containing:
- a CDS encoding metal-dependent hydrolase, with translation MNRKGHVGMTLLAFAPVAHVLASDGKLLLAVLCWFGIQAVEPLPDQDFRLPMLTHRGVSHSLLGVFVVGGILGGAGWFLGGHGFKLLYDLLSTFVGVWDWLLGLLPELSASILAGLVPNIPPDEIVTTLQQQAGGSVDRSSFAIFGFFIGAYGVLAHLLGDVITVRGIKPFLPFSGWRFSVSSLRADSPVANAGLFGVGVLAIVVVLVATVPGAILGAGTPADLSPVGVAGAQDSGAHNGSVQINDTRTNQTQVVLESVTLPQNGYIVAQTGNDSGNQSGTVVGHTQYVRNGTFENVILELNETADASSKLSVTLYNDSTGDETLNVTGGIADTPYRTANGTPVRDSVQLGANGSESIGQNRNATTTNATVELDSTNNTTATNVTITEATLPDGGFVALHGEGFNQSGTLRGTEIAASGYLTPGTHRNLTLPVEQGVPGSSNVSRLNDTRANLSLVAYRDTDNNAQFGYTASKGRNDTPYETSDGGPVSDTGTVVLESNVERVNQQSQPAAATFSFADQQVQQRDGNASVVVRNVSLAEGGFIGIHTADFLPPTRQPIDSGLGHSQYLTAGNHSNIIVRLPPGSLAGNQTLVAVPYLDTNGNQRYDYTRSGGETDYAYIEQQNNSTVLINETATVRVPRSLRATSPASTSSITSTTVSEEPTQTATTDGNATRGAEGEQKGLLSGYSLLQLLGGALVIVLAPTVIRRLTRGR